TCTACACAACCTTAGAAAAACAGGCATCTCGTGCAGCCACATATATCTTCAGTTTCTTCTCCCgctcctttcttttctcctcctcctgctgggcTGTAGATTTAATCTTCACTCTGCCATGCTgtcaaagtaaaaaacaaaaaaaagctcagtTTATTCTGCAGCTAAACGGTTATTATCAATAATTAATCACTCCATATGCAATATGAACACGGTATGAAAGCAGTGAAGGTGCATGCATTTCAAAAGGAAATGAGTAAATGGGAAATCTCTTACCATCCTTTCTGTTTGTGATGGAGACGTCCCCAAAAAACCTGTTTATGCTGGAAAACGAGGAGTGATACTCAGTGTGAGGCCTGAATAACGTTcacatgacacagacacacagcgagCTGACAGGCAGGCACGAAAGTTATGACAATTCATTATCACGAGCCCAGCCGCTAGCTAATGATCGGTGTGTTACATTCAGGCTAACACACTCCACACAAGCAGCTCCAAGTCTGAAGTTAGCTTGCTAATTAGCTCCGTTGTCACCACCAACACTGGGCTGGGCTTATTCATCGCTCATTCGAGGCAGCACAAAATAACAGCAACCTGCGGTGGAAAACGCCTTTTCATAACAGAAAAACCCTTCACACGGCGCCGCTCGGCCCGGAAAACACCCACCTGTTCTTGGTCTGGTcttgtttggtgtttttcaggGTGCAGTTGGATTTGTCATGTCACTATCAGGATTTCTAACGACTACAAACTTGTCACTTCCGTCTCGTGAAAATTGCGTCATCGACGGTGTTTTCCTGAGCGCGGAGTTTTGCTTCCCTCCAGTGGAGaaaagagcaaacagcagctaaaCGAAACTGAGCGGAGCCCCGAGGGGAGGCCCAGTTGAATTtcaaatagaataaaaataaaataaataataatattaataacaatagTACAACTTCATCGCAATTTTGAGCGGCTACGGATGCTTGAAAACTCATGAAACTTGGCGCATGTCTCACAGGGAAGAGTTATTTTCTATCgttgttcattttaaatatgaAGTCTTTACTTGTGATTCATTTCAGTCTTATTATTCAGCTTTTATCCGACATGGTCGCTCATCACCGTACAGTGTGCTTTGGACAAAGAGTGACGGGGCAACATCGATCCCTGTGACACCTGAGTGAAACAGGTGTGCTGACGACAGGGCGTGTCCGCTCCACGTTGTATTCGGCCTTCATGAGTTCTGATCCTAAATCCTCAGTGAACATTTGCATCTATAATttgaaaatcaactttttttccccgacgttttttttctcaaatgtttACATTCTGTACGTGACGTCACGATTTTCAGCCAATGCGGTGTCACTTCCtgaattagttttttttttttttttaaatcagttgtGGTTGTGATTGGACGATTAAAGATCTAAGCTTAAAGATCAAAGGAGTTGAATGATGTCACTCCCCAGATTTCTTATATATACATCAAGCAGTATGTTTGTAGTAGTTGTAATCAGTATTTATCAAATTAGAATCGCAGAAATGAGTCCAAACTTAACTTTTAGACATGTTAAAAAGGGAAAGGCAAACAATTTTTCAGATTTACGAAATTCTGCCTGGCAAATCAGGTAATTACCTGATAACAAATTTCCTGGGTCAGGGTGTTTATGGACAAGTGGTTGAGTGCTTACAACCAAGAACGGAGAAGACGATGGCTGTGAAGATTTTGCAGAAACACTTCTCCTCAGTCGCTGAAAAAGAGGTGACTATCTTTCAAGAACTTGAAAAACACCTTGACCAAAACAAGAACAACTTGGTCAGATTAACTGACCATTTCACACATAAGGGACACGTTTGTCTGGCATTTGAAATGCTGGACATCAGTCTTCAAGAACTGGTGAAGACGCCAATGTCTTTGTCTCAGATTAGAGTAATCACACAGCAGATGCTGGTGGCTCTGAACGCTCTCAAGAGCGTAGGTGTGGTACACGGCGACATCAAGCCAGATAATATAATGCTGGTTAATCATAAGTCTCAACCCTTCAAGCTGAAATTGATTGATTTTGGTTTGGCCATGCTGGTTTCCGAAATGAGGCGTGGCTACGTCATCCAATCTCTTGCTTACCGCGCCCCAGAGGTCATTTTGGGCCTCCCATTGAATGAGGCTGTCGATATGTGGAGCCTCGGGTGTCTTTTGGCTTTCATGTACCTCGGCAGGCACCTGTTTGCATTTCGGCAGGAATATGAGGTCATAGGATTCATCGTGCAGATCTGTGGTCAGCCTGGCGATGACCTGCTGGACTCTGGGATTTATACTCACAAATATTTCGTGCGGTGTCCGGACTCCCCGGAAGAGGAGTCATGGAAGCTGATTAAAGGAGCAAAAGCACGACCAGTGGGCCATTTTCAGACATATACCAGTCTCAATGACATACTGAAGACACGCCCAGGAGTGGACAACGCCACAGAGTATGAGGATGCAATGGCCTTTTTAAGCCTCCTCAAACGCGTGCTGCACGTGGATCCTGAAACACGAATCACCCCCGGGGAAGCTTTAGGGCACCGTTTTATCACGATGAAACACTTAAGCCCTGACATgaccaacaacagcaacagttaCACAGAAGCAGCCTGTTTGGCTTTTGAGAAGAGCCAGTGTGAGCAGTCATCAGTGGAATTCAAGCACTTTGTAACGTCCAGTGAAGCGGTAAGTTGGCACACACCACTCGGCTTGGATGACTTGCTTGCAGGCGAAGAAGAAATCATCCCGAAGACCTATAGTATACCAGCAGACGTAGACGAAACAGTCGCTGATAGCCCAAGATACGAGAGCACAACAGCTGACCTAACCGCTGCTGGCAATGATGATGGACCACCAGCCACAGCAGGCGTGGATGAAACCGCCGCTGCTGGGACCGATAAGAGTCCACCCGGCACAAATGAGGCACCTTCACCTGCCTCTGTTAATTGTAATTCAGGTAGGAAGAACACTAGCCGTGGTCAAGGAGATAACATCAGAACATTGAGGCAGTGGTTCCAGAGACAGTACTCCAAGGtgaactgtgtttgtgcagagtAGATGTTactgactgaacacacagcaAAGCGGTGCACAGGTTCGCACACAGCAAGAGGGTTCGGGGTTCAAACctgctttctgtgtggagtttacATCATCTCATCATGggtttactctgtgtgtgtgtgtgtgtgtgtgtgtgtgtgtgtgcttttcttaACAGTGAACATATTAAAAGACAAGATTAACACATCTAAATCCcacttaaacaaaaaaataaaacaacaaaaacaatgttcaaactttttttttaagtcctaTTCAGTGAACTGACAATGTGTTTTCCTATTTATAATGTCACTAACAGTAGCCCCTCTGATATTCTGATATTCAGATATCTGATACAGATATTGATGTCATTGTAATGACGATCTTTAAAACAAATAgataaatgacataaaataataataccTGGACTCGAAAGCCAGCAATAAATAACTGGTCTCCATCCTGaatcatttccacatttttcaaCCTGTCATAGAAATCGACTTCAATGGGCTTAAAAATAAGATTTACTGAAATAAACAACGTTCAAAAATGAGTATAGCCAGCCTGAAAGTGAGATTTGTAAgcctttttcctcctcactcGTTAATTCTTGCACTCGGTTAATTTCCTTGATTCCTTTAGTATATCACCACTGCAGTTAATGTCACTGCCTGTCAGCAGTTGGAGTTTTATTGAATCTACATTAAATTAGACTTAATGTATATAAAGAAAGTTTTGATCTTAACTGCTTACAATCAGCTTTTCTTCAAACTCATCATTCGGTTTTGGGAAGATTTCAGACAGgtactttcttttcattttatacATTGTCGGGGTGTCTTGATTTCCCAGATCCACGTCAAatcaattgttttttgttttttttccagcagctaTTCCATTGTTAGATTATTAAGTCTTGATTTGTGAAGATCAACAGATCACTGAATATATGGGTTGGCATTTAGTGTCCTCTACATTTTCAAACGATTCTTTGAAAAGACAGACTTAGGCCGCATGGTCAgatttaaataaatcaaatgtaatAACAACAACTTATTTCAAACGAACGtctaaacacaaaaacaaagaggagacgaTGACTGAAatggttgaaaatgaaaatgaaaaggttaTTTTGACTGGATTTGGAATCGAAATCACGACACCCCTGTGGTATTGATTTCATATTCGAGTAGATCATCCTGTTGAGACAATTCATTCGGGAACGTCAGCTTCAGTGTCCAAGTCGTCGTGTGGCAGCACTGATCCGTATCCTGATGTCTGAGAGAAGTCGGACCTCTGCTTGTTCTCTGCATCTGTGCTGATCTGAAGCGTGGACAGCCAATGCAGAACATTGTTAACGTGCCTGGTTGATCTGTCTGACAAAGAGTCAGCGGGCGAAGCTGCCGGACTGTCTCCCGCCactgcaaatgaaacaaagcacaATTTGACAGTGACCTTATGCTCGCTGCTGTTGCAAATGCTCTAAATTACAATGAAAGTTTTATTTACAGTCTGGCATCAAGAAGCTCTTGCTGTTGCGCAGATGATCTGAGGATCTCATTATGTCCTTATCCAGCCTGTCAATTTCCAGGCTGATCTTTGCATCTatgttttcctccttctcctttccatctttcttcctctgGCCAATACCCCTGGGTTTGATTTTGGTCATGTCACCAACTAAAAATTGATCATCAAAACAAAAGATTAAGAttcaaacaacatatttatgtTATGATGTGGAAAGtaatcatcttcatcacagcaTCATACTCACTCAGTGACTTGGATTTAGTGTTTGCCGCACTTGCAGCTTGCAGCTCCAGGAGCGTTTCCCTGAAGCCCATCAtcagctccagctctctcctcctgtaCTCCTCCTGGACTCGCTGCTGGAGCACATTTTTGAGCTGCCTCCTCCTGAACTTCTCTTCAATTCTCACTTGGATGTTGGTCATATCAGGGCAGAAGAGCCGACCGTTGTTCCCTGCCACCATTTCCTCTATTTTCTCAAACAGCTCGGTGACCTGACTCATATCggttttcttcatgttgttgATGACATGGTATCTGTTCTCACACATATCCACCAACCAGCGCAGAGCACTATGCTCCCTCTCAATGTGTTCCTCTATGGATTTATCTGCAAGACTGTCTCCGTATGTGAACAAAACCGTCGTGTGTTTCCAGACGCTGGCATCAAAGAGGTTCATGTGCTCCTCCAGGGCGGCCTTTTGAGCTTCTCTGAATGTCAGGTCCAAGGGGACCACCAGCAGAACAGCATGAACCCCCAGAGGGCTCACCGACAGACCCTGAACAATTTCTTTGTCCGTCTCTTCGGTGCAGCGGGAGGACTCCATCCACCAGCCCGGGGTGTCGATCACCGTGATCCACCTGCCAGCAacgcccccctcctccacctgacaGTGCGTATTCTGACTGGTGGTGAACACTTTTCTACGGAGGAGGTTATTACCTGTCGCACTCTTTCCAGATGTCTTCTGACCGAGAAGCACTAGCCTCAGCTCCTGTAGTTTGTTTCTGGAACCTGAGACGAAAACAACTTCATCAATGCAGAATGAAAAAACCACATCACATCCTgtacacacacaataatgagCAGTGGGGTGATTTCACACTATTATGTCTTTATGGTTTATAGCAGACATAGTAGAAGACAGTAAACAAAGTCATCTGACATGATAATATTGAACTTAATCTCGTGCATGGGTACACACTTCAAACATCTATGGCTATTGGTGGAAAAAATGCCAAGCATAAATAGTAGCAAATACACGGTTGTAATGAAAATCATCAGGATTGTAGCCAGCATCTGACCTACACAGAATTTTTGAGGCAGATGAATCAGTGCTTGAGCTTTAGAAAGACTAACTGACGTGATGATGCCGCTAGATCAAATGTGACGACCAGAATTATTGCAATTTTTTGGGGGGGCATGAATGTCTGAAGCAAAtttcaatccatccaatagttgttatatttcagtctggacaaaaGCGGTGGACTCACCAGCCCACGGACTGACAGAGGTACATCCATATATATATGACCTGACTTATATATAGACTTAATTACCGTGCTCACTGTCATATTAGTCACTGGGTACTGCCCATCGATCATCTCTGAGACTGTTTACATCTGTCTCTATCATGCATTTCCAAGGTGTCCAGCTGACCACCTGTGTTCAGATTTCATTATTGCCCGAATGGCCCCAGATTTGTTTCTAATGCTACAATTTCATATTGATATTGGCAGGACAAAGTCATTTACGACTTGCAAATGAGCACAGGACAAGCCGAAAAAGGAACCTGCGCTCTAATCAAATGCATCAGTGATCCTTTCCATTTTTTCAAGCGTTGGCATGCTGTCATCAAAACAACCACCATGACCTGCATTGATGAGGTATGCTCCTGTTATGTCCTTGTCGGGGACGCCTCAGGATGGTGTTTACACTACAAAAGATATGTGGTCACATGCGTACCACACTGCTTTGGCAAGTGGTTTGAGCGATGGGATCACAGTGCGTCCTGGTGGTCATTTACAGTTGTATTTAGTGCTGTCCACTGTCAGTCCTAAACAGATCAATTGCCGCCGCAGTGCTTTagtatttctgtcatttttgtccACCCCTGGTACCTATTCACTCCCAAAGAGTGGAAATGGCTCTGACAATGCCAGACTCATTTACTTGTGACTCTAATGCTCAGTGACTGAACCATACCTCTGAGGGATTTCCTTTTGGCCTTGACTTGACTTTGCCTCAGTCTGGCTCCTTCTTCCACTCTTCGTCTTTTCTCTTCAATGGTCAGAAATATCTTCTCATGTGAGACAAAATGCTCCCAACCATTTCCAGCCACGGTCCCAGTGatcttctccagcagctctgtgatttgAGTGCCATCATCTGCGTTCTTGTTATCGATGACATGATAtctgtttccacatttttcGACCAGGGATTGCATGGCCTCTCCCTCGCCTTCGATGTACTGCTCGATGGTGTTTGTTCCCAGCCAGTCTCCCCTGGTGAAAACTACTATAGTGTGTCTCCACACTTCTTCTCCCACAAGCTCCATGTGTGTTGTCACTGCATTTAAGTGTTTGGCATTGAAGGATGCATCTGCATCTATCACCAGCAGGAAGACATGAGGCCCAGGGGGGCACAGAAAGATGCTGCGCAGCACTTCCTCTTTGATCGCTTCAGGagtgtcaaacacagagaagcctTTCCACCAACCTGGTGTGTCAACAAGAGTTATTTCAGTTTTACCCACAAAACCCTGCCAGGCCACCGACTGTGCTGTTCTTTTTCCATCTCCTGGCTCTTTGATTCCAAAGATGGTGTTCACTACCGAGGTTTTCCCAACGCTTCGGCTTCCCAAGAGAATCATCTGGAGTTTTGGGATGGTTCTCGTCTCTTCtgttcaacaaaacaaagcttgATTAGTCAAGGAGTTTACAGAATTGTACACAAGTCATTGAACTTACCAAACTACTTAAGAGCTTGACAAATGGTTAGAAAGCAGCTAACAAATATTAGATTTAACTGGGCAATGAAACGATGtattaatgaaagaaatatcATCTCACATCACcaatacatattaaaataaatagataaaatgctttacattttgttttaacgATCGTTCTGAAGTGTTCACATCAAACATGAAGCATGATGCGGCTGTATTCAAAGTCAGTGCAAAGTCCTGTCTTTGCATGAATGGACGGTGAGCAACACTGATGACGCAGGACGAACACATTCCCACCTATTCCTTTAAAGCTGTAAACTATGATACAATAATATGTAATACGTGTAGTGTTTGGGCACAACTGCAGTCATGTTCACCTGAAAtgagtgttttcatttgctgtctTTGTTCCTCCGCCCTCCTCCGCCTCTTCTCTGCCCTTTCAGCCACTCCCTGTTGCTTCTCTTTAATGATGTTGAACGTCTGCTCATCTACCTCGTAGTAACTGCCATTGTTGTGCCACACCATCTCATCTatcttctccagcagctgtgtCACCTGAGTTGAGTTACTCCTCTTGTTATTGAACACATGGTACCTATTCCTGCATCTTTCTATTAACCACTTGAGCGCATCTCCCTCACTCTCAATGTGCTGCTCTATTGTTTTCCCCCCGAGGAAGTCCCCACAGGTGAACAGCACCATGGTGTATCTCCAAACCCGCTCCCCCAGGAGCTTCATGTGCTCCTCCACggtcctcctctgctccacagagaaaGCGCAGTCTATGGGAATGACGAGGAGGAACGCATTTGGTCCAGGTGGACACTTGGATGCGTTGAGTTTAAATCTTTGCTTGTCCCGCTCTGGGATCTCGGCGAGGGAGAGGGAGCCGCTCCATCCTGGAGCATCGACCACGATCAGCTTCCTGCCTTCGACCTCTTCGTGTCTCACTTCAGTCTGAATGGTTCTCGTTCGGCCACATTCAAACCTATCGTTTCCCAGGATGGTGTTGCCACAGGAGCTCTTTCCAGCCCACCTCCCACCAATCAGGATGACCCTGACCTCAGACAGGATGATGCTGTTTATgtcctctggaaaaaaaaaaaaaggaaaacatgatcTCAGTCACTTTTTGGGCCAGATGTGAAGAAACAGAGAATGGCAGTTTTAccaaaatgtcatgttttcagtAACTTTGTGAAGCAGCGACAGCGGCTTGATGATAATGCATTTTGTTATCAAACTGGAGGAGAAACTTTCATAAAAGGAAGTCAGCAGATTTCCttctgctgaggaggagaacaTAGTCAGTTGAGGTTATGAAGGTTATCACAcaggctgtctgctgctgtctctgtggtgAACTCGTGCTTGTGTTGTTCCTCTGGGGTTTTATGACAGAGTTATTTTCGACTTTCTTAATCCCTTTCATTTGAGAGATGAGGTGGGAAGAATGGCACTAAGGTGAGACGAAACCGAAATCAGTGAGACATTTTTAGAATGACCCTGAACCGAAACAAATCACAGACAAATCATTCTGAGGCAACATCAAACGAAGCTGCACGGAAAGAAGATCAACAAAATCAGCCCCGGATGACTCATCTCCTCCTGTTGTCACTTGTGCTGTACATGCAACCGAAACGGAAAATGCAGTGAGCGACTagagaaaatggaaacactgcatGACGGAGTGCAGTGCAACACAATAACTAAGTACTTCGTGTcctaaaatgttcttttttggTGGCAAGTTTTATGGTTAGAGACTGCTCTTTGTGGTGGTATTATATTTAACGACATTATAGTAAAGCAAGTTcataatattttgtccacctcgtttgtgtgtgtgtgtgttcgtgtgtgtaaAATAGCCATCCATCtacaccacaaactacagcctcagaaCTTACTTTCGAGCTGTATTGCACAACAACAATTTGAAATGCTAAATTTAGAACAATCTGATTTTGCTGTGACTCTTCGCGTATGTAGACAAAGCTGCTGGGGCAGAGTTTTCACCTTCAGGAAGTCGACTGTTTTAACAAAGAGGATGGGAATCAATCGTGTTGTGTGTCGTTAGAATCAGGCCTAACTGGTTTTATGGCAGTTGGCCgacagtttttggtttttgtttacCATAACTAGCTCATGCTACATGAgcattcatttaaaacagttttcatcTGTACAACATATCGAGTCCTCATGACTAATAAGGTGCTTACACAGGTTAAATTACACAGCCAGCCATTTATCTTCAGTACAACTGCTTGATAAACTCACCGAGATCGTGCTCCATTTTTACTGGAATTCTCTTTTCTTGGCCAAGTTACTACCAGCTAAACAGCCTGGAGTATTCTGTGGAGGTCAGCGGATGGAGTCAATCCTCAGGTAAAAGTATTGGAACAGGTTTTCAGGCATATTGTACAGCCAGTCCACGCAGCAGTGACTGAATGAAGTGAGAGAACAAAGTCAACTGCAACTATCTGGAAGGCAGTCTCACATGACAGGCGGTCGAACCGGTTTTACCCACAATGCCCAAGAGCTTGTTTAATCACGCCAACTACATTTATCTACATTCATTTAGTAAGGCCTTGTATGATAAGATCCACACTCTGACTGGATCTCTTCAGTGATATTTTTGCAGATGACGGCAGATTTCCTTCAGCTTGTCTCGCTATGCTGAAGGACTGTTGTGTAAATTCTAACCTCTGTCCTAACCACAGCCCTGTCTCCTCCCTGTGCCGGGCATATCTTTGGGAACCCAGAGCAAAGATTTGACTTAAACTGGATTTTCTTACATGATTTTGGCAGACTGACGGTGTCTGCATGCATAATTTAGATAGCACTGGATGAGCTTGTGTTAGTTCTTCGTTGCCTATACTTGCCTCTGCGCATTGACTTCCACTTCTCATTATAAGAGTACCTCCAGTGAAACCTTCATTGATAAAGAAATGTGCTCACTGACACAGCCAAGATTTAAAGCATCATCAGAAATGAGTACAATTCTTTTCATCTCAGATTTGCTGCTCACTTTAACAAAAAGAAAGCGAAAACAAACTCTAATGAGGTCCATTTTCAGCCCTCAAGGCAATAACAGCTAGAAAAgctgtgaataaaatgtttagTAGCACTGTGGaaagaatcaaatcaaaaccAAAGATGTGTTGCACGTGTTTATTTTACAATGATGTGCtttaaattacaaaaatacaGCTTGTTCAAAGATGAGTCATGCATCGAGTCATGCATCGTGCTGCCCTAATTATCCTGACAGACACGTAATGGAAATTACAGTACAAACCTGTCTTTCAGTCGGATGTCCAGGCTCTGACTTCCTCATTGCCAAAAGGATCCACACAGCTGAGATTGAGGAGTGACCATGAACGGATTATAAGACAAGGAGCCCCGGGCACAGACGTGTAAAACCCACCATCGCTTCTACATGAGAGCAAGACATCCTGACTGAAAGAGACACGACTGCTAAcgccttgtttttctttatagCTGTTTCgcatctctttgtagttgttctCCATATCGATAAAACGTTTCAATCAAGTATAATCATCAATATCAGACAGCAagacaaagcagacaaaaatatcaagAGCAGCTACGAGAAGGAACTTGTGGTCAAAAACAAGAGAAGTAATACAACATGTCAGGGTAAATtagatgttttttcattttctgtacaTATACTGTGGAGATGTCACACTGCTCCCAGAAGAGAGGAGCATCTATACTTCATGGAATAAAGTCGGTAAATTTCAATCCTTTGATGAACTGAAGAACTGATTTATAACACTTTAAAACACAAGTACAGCAGGTCAGTTAATGAGCTTTCACCAGTATTTCAAGTGTTCATTAACTTTTCAGAAATGTGGATTTTCAAGTGAAGTCTTCATCTAAAAAAGACTGTAGCTATGTCAGAGACGTGCACGATTATCTGTACATATCTGTTCAGAATCCGtcatttatttcttgttttcatgggaaaatattacaaaaattGTCTTTCTGATATTATTGGAAACTTTGTTCAACTGAAACCATTTAAAGATTTGCACTAATTCTTCATTAACATTTTGCATCAGTTCTAAAATCGTTGTGTGAAGAGGTAAAATTTGTACCACCAGCAAACAGAGAGATCGTCAAAACCACAGGCTGGTCATTGACAACCAAAGCAACGGGCCAAGAGTACATCCTCTTTTTGACATGTGACCATCAGTGTCCTGTTTtaagcagcactgactgaactACGTTACCTCATAGGTTTCACTCCAGTTAGTATTTTCTGTACACTTCAGGTGAGAGTGATCCTTTAAGTGCCAGGATATAACTGCTTGTCCAACAGATTGGACATCTCCATCCAGGACAGGTCCCACTGCACCTCTGTCACGTCCTGCTTCGTTGCAGGAAGCTCCACCGCCGGCAGATCCTCTTTGGACACTGGCCAACAGCTCCGCATGCAGAAGGTGTGGTACCTTCACGTAAATACCACAATCGGGGCTCAGCAGCTTGTTTGATTTGTGATTCGTGGCAAAAATATTTCTGTCTAATGACTTGTGTAACTGTAGAAGCTGAGAAGCAAAGGTTATATAACATGCTGTGACTTACCTGTGGCGACGAACTAGCCAAACAGTGAGAGGAACGAGGAACATCAGAACAAATCCACAAGACACAATGATCCATTTCCAGGAGTCTGATGAGGAGAACAAATGATATTTGTCTGAATGTGTCAGGATCTGACACAGGTCTAACTTCTCTTTAACAGCTGCAGTGACACTAAGAAACCTTTGTTTGTGGAATAAGGTAACCTGATTCATTGGAGTAATGGATGCTGATGTCATATTACTGAGTGTAATAAACAGCTAAAACCAAAGTTGAACACTacagtttgaaaaatgaacTAAAAGCTACTCGTAATTGTCCCTTTAGATTTCACTACTGCTGAATAAATAAGCTTTTTAGACAACTGGAAGGATGTAACAGCTTCAGATGAAAAAACGTCAGGCATATCACAAATATAAGACAATTAAAGTTTAATAAACGGTTGAAAAAACCA
The Chaetodon auriga isolate fChaAug3 chromosome 3, fChaAug3.hap1, whole genome shotgun sequence DNA segment above includes these coding regions:
- the LOC143318373 gene encoding GTPase IMAP family member 8-like yields the protein MEHDLEDINSIILSEVRVILIGGRWAGKSSCGNTILGNDRFECGRTRTIQTEVRHEEVEGRKLIVVDAPGWSGSLSLAEIPERDKQRFKLNASKCPPGPNAFLLVIPIDCAFSVEQRRTVEEHMKLLGERVWRYTMVLFTCGDFLGGKTIEQHIESEGDALKWLIERCRNRYHVFNNKRSNSTQVTQLLEKIDEMVWHNNGSYYEVDEQTFNIIKEKQQGVAERAEKRRRRAEEQRQQMKTLISEETRTIPKLQMILLGSRSVGKTSVVNTIFGIKEPGDGKRTAQSVAWQGFVGKTEITLVDTPGWWKGFSVFDTPEAIKEEVLRSIFLCPPGPHVFLLVIDADASFNAKHLNAVTTHMELVGEEVWRHTIVVFTRGDWLGTNTIEQYIEGEGEAMQSLVEKCGNRYHVIDNKNADDGTQITELLEKITGTVAGNGWEHFVSHEKIFLTIEEKRRRVEEGARLRQSQVKAKRKSLRGSRNKLQELRLVLLGQKTSGKSATGNNLLRRKVFTTSQNTHCQVEEGGVAGRWITVIDTPGWWMESSRCTEETDKEIVQGLSVSPLGVHAVLLVVPLDLTFREAQKAALEEHMNLFDASVWKHTTVLFTYGDSLADKSIEEHIEREHSALRWLVDMCENRYHVINNMKKTDMSQVTELFEKIEEMVAGNNGRLFCPDMTNIQVRIEEKFRRRQLKNVLQQRVQEEYRRRELELMMGFRETLLELQAASAANTKSKSLIGDMTKIKPRGIGQRKKDGKEKEENIDAKISLEIDRLDKDIMRSSDHLRNSKSFLMPDLAGDSPAASPADSLSDRSTRHVNNVLHWLSTLQISTDAENKQRSDFSQTSGYGSVLPHDDLDTEADVPE